Proteins from one Paraburkholderia sp. BL10I2N1 genomic window:
- a CDS encoding replicative DNA helicase — MNAPSKDPQLESLKVPPHSIEAEQSVLGGLLLDNAAWDRIADFLSQSDFYRYDHRIIFEHIGKLIAATRPADVITVYEALGTSGKAEEVGGLAYLNALAQNTPSAANIRRYAEIVRDRAVLRRLVSVADEISADAFNPQGKEVRQLLDEAESKVFSIAEDGARGTQGFLEIGPLLTQVVERIDTLYHTANSSDVTGTPTGFVDLDRMTSGMHGGELIIVAGRPSMGKTAFSMNVGEYVAVEYGLPVAVFSMEMPGTQLTMRMLGSVGRLDQHRMRTGRLTDEDWPKLTHAVQKMSEAQIFIDETGGLNPMELRSRARRLSRQCGKLGLIIIDYLQLMSGSSQGENRATEISEISRSLKSLAKELDVPVIALSQLNRGLEQRPNKRPVMSDLRESGAIEQDADVILFIYRDEVYNPDSPDKGTAEIIIGKQRNGPIGPVRLTFHGQFTKFDNFAGAQNFYSE, encoded by the coding sequence ATGAACGCACCGTCGAAAGATCCCCAACTCGAATCGCTGAAAGTCCCGCCGCACTCGATCGAGGCCGAGCAGTCCGTGCTCGGCGGCTTGTTGCTCGATAACGCTGCATGGGACCGCATCGCGGATTTCCTGTCTCAGAGCGATTTCTACCGCTACGACCATCGGATCATCTTCGAGCATATCGGCAAGCTGATCGCGGCAACGCGTCCGGCCGACGTGATCACTGTGTACGAAGCGCTCGGCACGTCCGGCAAGGCGGAGGAGGTCGGCGGCCTCGCGTATCTGAACGCGCTCGCGCAAAACACGCCGAGCGCCGCCAATATCCGCCGCTACGCGGAAATCGTGCGGGATCGAGCGGTGTTGCGGCGCCTCGTTTCGGTCGCCGACGAGATTTCCGCCGATGCCTTCAACCCGCAGGGCAAGGAAGTCCGGCAACTGCTCGACGAGGCTGAATCGAAAGTGTTTTCGATTGCCGAAGACGGCGCACGCGGCACTCAGGGCTTTCTCGAAATCGGGCCATTGTTGACGCAGGTGGTGGAACGGATCGACACCCTGTACCACACGGCTAACTCAAGCGATGTGACTGGCACGCCGACGGGCTTCGTTGATCTCGACAGGATGACGTCGGGCATGCACGGTGGCGAACTGATCATCGTCGCTGGGCGGCCGTCGATGGGTAAGACCGCGTTTTCGATGAACGTCGGCGAATACGTGGCGGTCGAATATGGTCTTCCGGTCGCCGTGTTTTCGATGGAAATGCCGGGTACCCAGCTGACGATGCGTATGCTCGGTTCGGTCGGCAGGCTGGATCAGCACCGCATGCGAACCGGGCGTCTGACGGACGAAGACTGGCCGAAGCTGACGCACGCCGTGCAGAAGATGAGCGAGGCGCAGATTTTCATTGACGAAACCGGTGGCCTGAATCCGATGGAACTTCGTTCGCGCGCGCGGCGGCTTTCGCGTCAATGCGGCAAACTGGGTCTCATCATCATCGACTACCTCCAACTGATGAGCGGATCGTCGCAAGGTGAAAACCGGGCGACTGAAATTTCGGAAATCTCCCGATCACTGAAGAGTTTGGCGAAGGAACTCGACGTCCCGGTGATCGCGCTGTCTCAGCTGAACCGCGGTCTTGAGCAGCGGCCCAACAAGCGGCCGGTGATGTCGGATTTGCGTGAATCGGGTGCTATCGAGCAGGACGCGGACGTGATTCTCTTTATTTATCGGGACGAGGTCTACAACCCGGACAGCCCGGATAAGGGCACCGCAGAAATTATCATCGGCAAACAACGTAACGGTCCGATCGGACCCGTTCGGCTCACGTTCCATGGCCAATTCACGAAATTCGATAATTTTGCCGGTGCGCAGAATTTCTACAGCGAGTAA
- the rplI gene encoding 50S ribosomal protein L9 yields the protein MQIILLEKVVNLGNLGDIVKVKDGYARNFLIPKKQARRATKEAIAEFEVRRAELEKVAAEKLAAAQAQGEKMAGSTVQIGQKAGVDGRLFGSVTNADIADALVKQGFTVEKAQVRLPEGPLKMVGDHPVQISLHTDVLVDVTVSVLGEHV from the coding sequence ATGCAAATCATTCTTCTCGAAAAAGTCGTCAACCTGGGCAATCTCGGCGACATCGTCAAGGTGAAGGACGGTTACGCACGTAACTTCCTGATCCCGAAAAAGCAGGCTCGCCGTGCAACGAAGGAAGCGATCGCTGAATTCGAAGTCCGCCGTGCAGAACTGGAAAAGGTTGCTGCTGAAAAGCTGGCAGCCGCTCAGGCTCAAGGCGAAAAGATGGCCGGCTCGACCGTTCAGATTGGCCAGAAGGCTGGCGTCGACGGCCGTCTGTTCGGCTCGGTGACAAACGCCGACATCGCTGACGCACTGGTCAAGCAAGGCTTCACAGTGGAAAAGGCTCAAGTGCGTCTGCCGGAAGGCCCGCTGAAAATGGTCGGCGATCATCCGGTGCAGATTTCGCTGCACACCGATGTTCTAGTCGACGTGACGGTGTCGGTGCTGGGCGAACACGTCTAA
- the rpsR gene encoding 30S ribosomal protein S18 — translation MPRPTGKKFDKRRQQQNPLFKRKKFCRFTAAGVDQIDYKDLETLKDFIGENGKITPARLTGTKSHYQRQLDTAIKRARFLALMPYTDQHKA, via the coding sequence ATGCCCCGCCCGACTGGTAAGAAATTCGACAAGCGTCGTCAGCAACAAAATCCGCTCTTCAAGCGCAAGAAGTTCTGCCGTTTCACGGCCGCTGGCGTCGACCAGATCGACTACAAGGACCTCGAAACGCTGAAGGACTTCATCGGCGAAAACGGCAAGATCACGCCGGCGCGTCTTACGGGTACGAAGTCGCACTATCAACGCCAGTTGGATACGGCAATCAAGCGCGCACGTTTCCTCGCGCTCATGCCGTACACCGACCAGCACAAGGCCTAA
- the priB gene encoding primosomal replication protein N, which yields MNRLQLMASVVEREPVRYTPAGVPIAGCTLHHRTEVVEAGIARQVELTMSAVAAGEASGKLESCAMGVETLFTGFLAKKSRNARTLVFHITELQDIGKD from the coding sequence ATGAACAGGCTGCAACTCATGGCCAGCGTCGTTGAACGCGAACCGGTGCGGTATACCCCCGCTGGCGTTCCGATTGCAGGTTGTACGTTGCATCACCGCACCGAAGTCGTCGAAGCCGGTATTGCACGGCAGGTCGAACTGACGATGTCGGCGGTGGCCGCCGGCGAGGCGAGCGGCAAGCTGGAAAGCTGTGCGATGGGCGTCGAAACGCTCTTCACCGGCTTCCTGGCAAAAAAGAGCCGCAACGCCAGAACCCTGGTATTTCACATCACAGAATTGCAGGACATTGGAAAGGACTGA
- the rpsF gene encoding 30S ribosomal protein S6 — translation MRHYEIVFIVHPDQSEQVPAMIERYKSTITSHGGQIHRIEDWGRRQLAYMIEKLAKAHYVCMNIECDQATLDELEHAFKFNDAVLRHLIVKMKKAETGPSPMMKEVQREEAKKSAATQASEAQA, via the coding sequence ATGCGTCATTATGAAATCGTCTTTATCGTGCATCCCGATCAGAGCGAGCAGGTGCCCGCTATGATCGAGCGTTACAAGAGCACGATCACGTCGCACGGTGGCCAGATCCACCGCATCGAAGACTGGGGCCGTCGCCAACTGGCCTACATGATCGAGAAACTCGCGAAGGCTCACTACGTCTGCATGAACATCGAGTGCGACCAGGCTACGCTCGACGAACTCGAACATGCGTTCAAGTTCAACGACGCGGTTCTGCGCCACCTCATCGTCAAGATGAAGAAGGCCGAAACCGGTCCGTCGCCGATGATGAAGGAAGTGCAGCGCGAAGAAGCCAAGAAGTCGGCTGCTACGCAAGCATCCGAAGCGCAGGCTTAA
- a CDS encoding anti-sigma factor yields the protein MDCKEARPLLDASADCELSAADDRRVQQHIDGCQACRREAGIVRAVSRNVRQANYHRASDALRARIVADLPPTSLPQRRRRWRFPLFGGARGLGGGIFGAPAGDTVGAGWLATLLIALCAVVAGVTLTLRRPADAGPLVDELVASHVRAQLSGREIDVVSSDQHTVKPWFNGRLDYAPPVEDLAASGFTLVGGRLDYVGHRRVAVLTYHYRKHVLDVYVFPETDPGAESPASTVVRDGYSLARWRDDGMVWWAITDAAPDSLAAFKVALNARLHGGARGEMPG from the coding sequence ATGGACTGTAAGGAAGCGCGTCCTCTGCTTGATGCGAGCGCCGATTGCGAACTTTCGGCGGCTGACGACCGGCGCGTCCAGCAGCACATCGACGGGTGCCAAGCATGCCGTCGCGAGGCGGGGATCGTTCGGGCGGTTAGCCGTAACGTCCGTCAGGCGAACTATCATCGCGCGTCAGATGCGCTGCGGGCTCGCATCGTCGCCGATCTGCCGCCGACCTCGTTGCCGCAGCGGCGCCGACGTTGGCGGTTCCCTTTGTTTGGCGGCGCGCGCGGGCTGGGTGGCGGCATATTCGGCGCGCCGGCGGGCGACACGGTCGGCGCCGGCTGGCTCGCCACGCTGCTGATCGCGCTGTGCGCCGTGGTCGCCGGTGTCACGTTGACGCTGCGACGTCCGGCCGACGCGGGGCCGCTTGTCGATGAACTCGTCGCGAGCCATGTGCGAGCGCAGTTGTCGGGGCGGGAGATCGATGTCGTTTCCTCCGACCAGCACACAGTAAAGCCGTGGTTCAACGGGCGGCTCGACTATGCACCGCCGGTCGAGGATCTGGCCGCGAGCGGCTTTACGCTGGTGGGCGGACGGCTGGACTACGTCGGACATCGCCGGGTGGCGGTGCTGACGTACCATTACCGCAAGCACGTCCTCGACGTGTACGTCTTCCCCGAGACCGACCCGGGTGCAGAAAGTCCAGCGTCGACGGTTGTTCGCGACGGATACTCGCTCGCCCGCTGGCGTGACGACGGCATGGTGTGGTGGGCGATCACGGATGCCGCGCCTGACTCGCTGGCGGCGTTCAAGGTGGCGCTGAACGCCCGTCTGCACGGCGGCGCGCGGGGCGAAATGCCGGGCTGA
- a CDS encoding RNA polymerase sigma factor has protein sequence MGETERNAAGTYDQAARSRRFQQLALPHLDAAYNLARWLCGNASDADDVVQEAFMRAFRFFDTFRGDSARPWLLAIVRRTWYTEWRRRASAHEVGGFDDSQEEAAIDGWSPASVDPQTLAIREEDSRLVHAALERLPVEYREVLILRELEELSYREIATIADLPVGTVMSRLARGRRKLAAALTALEARESGPARQRKGAAAGNDEGAPAARQPGSHADDVDVNGNQAGLPLDASCGHDGRGRDEWDAARSQAPVRGATGTAPDAQTGLSGAQTGQPGGTRSSLRGRAPDGLADQSGGVARTNGEAPDGL, from the coding sequence GTGGGTGAGACCGAAAGAAACGCTGCTGGAACGTACGACCAGGCCGCGCGCAGTCGACGGTTCCAGCAACTGGCGCTACCGCATCTCGATGCCGCCTACAACCTTGCGCGCTGGTTGTGCGGCAATGCCAGCGACGCTGACGACGTCGTTCAGGAAGCCTTTATGCGCGCGTTCCGCTTCTTCGATACCTTCCGTGGCGACAGTGCTCGCCCGTGGCTGCTCGCGATCGTGCGGCGCACGTGGTACACGGAGTGGCGCCGGCGTGCGTCGGCGCACGAAGTGGGCGGATTCGACGACTCGCAGGAAGAGGCCGCCATCGACGGCTGGAGTCCCGCGAGCGTCGATCCGCAGACCTTGGCGATCCGCGAGGAAGACAGCCGACTCGTGCACGCCGCGCTGGAGCGGTTGCCGGTCGAGTATCGCGAGGTGCTGATTCTGCGGGAGCTGGAGGAGTTGAGCTATCGGGAGATCGCGACGATTGCCGATCTGCCGGTCGGCACGGTGATGTCGCGGCTTGCGCGCGGCCGTCGCAAGCTGGCCGCGGCGTTGACCGCGCTCGAGGCGCGCGAGTCCGGACCGGCGCGGCAGCGAAAGGGCGCCGCAGCAGGGAATGATGAAGGCGCCCCGGCAGCGCGGCAGCCAGGCAGCCACGCCGACGACGTCGACGTGAATGGCAACCAGGCCGGATTGCCACTCGATGCTTCGTGCGGACACGATGGCCGGGGCCGGGATGAATGGGACGCGGCTCGATCGCAAGCACCTGTGCGCGGCGCAACAGGAACTGCGCCTGACGCGCAGACCGGTTTGTCCGGCGCGCAGACGGGGCAGCCGGGAGGTACACGGTCCTCGCTCCGGGGACGCGCGCCGGATGGCCTCGCCGACCAGAGCGGCGGAGTGGCCCGCACGAACGGGGAGGCGCCGGATGGACTGTAA
- a CDS encoding metallophosphoesterase, with protein sequence MTTRLNQLKRRDFLRLAAFGGAALASALPGWTYGRDDDFFFVQLSDAHWGFEGPAVNPDAKGTLPKAIAAVNALPTAPDFVIFTGDLTHTTDDTAVRHERMRQFQSIVSKLNVKPLYLMPGEHDASLDNGAAYREHFGDTHYTFDHKGVHFITLDNVSDPAGKVGAEQIAWLAADLAQQPEHARIVVFTHRPLFDLAPQWDWATRDGAQVIDVLAQHYNVTVFYGHIHQENHAMTGNIAHHSARSLMFPLPAPGSQPKRLPVPWDASAPYRGLGWRQIEVGGTAGAFALNEMPIRDIS encoded by the coding sequence ATGACGACCCGCCTGAACCAGCTCAAACGGCGCGATTTTTTGCGCCTTGCCGCCTTCGGCGGCGCAGCCCTCGCGTCCGCCCTGCCCGGCTGGACGTACGGGCGCGACGACGATTTCTTCTTCGTGCAGCTCTCCGATGCCCACTGGGGTTTCGAAGGCCCGGCCGTCAATCCCGACGCGAAGGGTACGCTGCCCAAAGCGATCGCCGCGGTAAACGCTCTACCCACCGCGCCGGATTTCGTCATCTTCACCGGCGACCTGACGCACACCACCGACGACACCGCCGTGCGCCACGAGCGCATGCGCCAGTTCCAGTCGATCGTCAGCAAGCTCAACGTCAAGCCGCTCTACCTGATGCCGGGCGAGCACGACGCGAGCCTCGACAACGGCGCGGCGTATCGCGAGCATTTCGGCGACACGCACTACACGTTCGACCATAAGGGCGTGCATTTCATCACGCTCGACAACGTGTCCGATCCAGCGGGCAAGGTCGGCGCCGAACAGATCGCGTGGCTTGCCGCCGATCTGGCGCAGCAGCCTGAACACGCGCGCATTGTCGTGTTCACGCACCGGCCGCTCTTCGATCTCGCGCCGCAGTGGGACTGGGCGACGCGGGACGGCGCACAGGTCATCGACGTTCTTGCGCAGCACTACAACGTCACCGTGTTCTACGGTCACATCCATCAGGAGAATCATGCGATGACGGGAAACATCGCGCACCACTCGGCGCGCTCGCTGATGTTTCCGCTGCCCGCGCCGGGGTCGCAGCCAAAGCGCCTGCCGGTGCCGTGGGACGCGTCCGCGCCTTATCGGGGGCTCGGCTGGCGGCAGATCGAAGTGGGCGGGACGGCCGGCGCGTTTGCGCTCAATGAAATGCCGATCCGCGACATCTCGTGA
- a CDS encoding cupredoxin domain-containing protein, with amino-acid sequence MHANASLGDQTRVTRRHWLMLAGAGAVTALIRFDAKAAEPRVIKVHARRFTFTPNRITLAPHEQVIFEVTAEDTVMGFSVPQFGVRADVPPGATVRVPAQAAEAGNVEFLCDIFCGSGHETMNGTIVVG; translated from the coding sequence ATGCACGCAAACGCAAGCCTCGGGGATCAAACGCGCGTCACGCGTCGCCACTGGTTGATGCTCGCAGGTGCAGGCGCGGTCACGGCGCTGATCCGCTTCGATGCCAAAGCTGCGGAGCCGCGCGTCATCAAGGTTCATGCGCGCAGATTCACGTTCACGCCGAACCGCATTACGCTCGCGCCTCACGAACAGGTCATCTTCGAAGTCACTGCTGAGGATACCGTGATGGGGTTCTCGGTTCCGCAGTTCGGCGTGCGCGCCGACGTGCCGCCGGGCGCGACCGTGCGTGTGCCGGCTCAGGCCGCCGAGGCGGGCAACGTCGAATTTCTGTGCGACATCTTCTGCGGCTCGGGGCACGAAACGATGAACGGCACAATCGTCGTCGGCTGA